The genomic window ACACGACCAGAAAATGTGCTGTATTGGCATGTAACTAAAGATAGTTGGGGAGTTCaggaagagagaagcaaaagTTTCAATGGAACTCACCGGTGTTAGAGGTTCCGGGTGGGAAGTCGGCTCACTGGGATCACAAAGTGGAAACAAGGCCCCCGATGACTCAGGGCAAAGAAGGCCTTGTCCTGAACTCAATGGCTCACTGCATTTTAGAAAATTACATTCTGTTTTTCCGACATGTGCACCATACAGATTATAGGAATATGGCAAAGTACCTTCGCTGTAGTTGGGGGGAACCACAGGTCTAGATTCAGAACAAAGTCCAGGCTGAAAGCAGCCCCagacagaggggctggaggagtGTCGCAGTCGAAGCGCGATGGCTAGAATCACAGCCAGGAGGAAAAGCACAGAAATCAAGGCCAAGGCCACCACCAAGTAGAACTGCAGCTCGGCTTGAGGGTCAGGGGATAGTGGGCGGTCACTGAGGTCTGGCAGGGCCTCCTGCAGGCTGTCAGCGAATACTAGAAGCAGCGTGGCGGTGGCCGAGAGAGGCGGCTGTCCACCATCGCGAACACCAACCAACAGACGCTGCCGCGCCGCGTCTTTGTCTCCCAAGGCACGCGCTGTGCGCACCTCGCCAGTGCGCAGGCCCAGGCTGAAGAGTCCGGGATCGCTGGCCTGCAGCACGTGGTACGACAACCAGGCATTGTGTCCCGAGTCTGCATCCACCGCCACCACTTTGGTGACCAGGTATCCGGGCTCGGCGGCGCGCGGTACCATGTCGAAAAGCGCTGAGCCATCGGGCTCGAGCGCGGGGTACAGCACGCGGGGCGCGTTGTCGTTGCGGTCGCCCACCAGTATGCGCATGCTCACGTTGGCGCTGAGCGCGGGCGAGCCCTGGTCACGCGCCTGCAGTGTCAGCTGGAAGGAGCGGAGCTGCTCGTGGTCGAAGGCGCGCTGCGCGAACACCACTCCGCTCTGTGCGTTCACGGTCACGTATGACCACAGCGATTTAGGTTCCAGGTCGCTGGCTAGGATGGAGTAGGAAACATCGCCATTAGATCCCAAATCCGGGTCAGACGCGCTGACTTGAGCGATGGAGGCTCCAGGTGGGTTGTTCTCGGCTACATACACCAAGTAGGATGTCTGATGGAAAAGCGGAGTGTTGTCATTGACGTCACCAATGTGTAGGGTGATTTTTGTCGTGGAGGAGAGGGGTGGCTTGCCTCTATCAATGGCGGTGATGGTGACATTGTATTCTGGGGTAAGCTCTCTGTCTAAGGTTATATCTGTTACTAATTTATACGAGTTTTTGGAAGAGGAGATGATTTTAAAGGGCACCTCACCGTCTAGTCCACAATTAACCTCCCCGTTTTCCCCGGAATCTCCGTCGTGGATTTTGATCAATGCAATTAGTGTTCCCGGCGCTGCGTTTTCTGGAATCGTTTCGAGTAGAGAGCGAACTGTAATTTCTGGGCTGTTGTCATTTTCATCCTGAATGTTAATTTCAACTGTGCATTGAGCAACCAGGCCTCCACCATCGCGCGCTTCCACCACTATAGAATAGTCTTTGATTTCTTCAAAATCCAGTGTCCTCTGTGTTGTAATTTCTCCACTCTTTGAATTTAGACTGAACACTTGTCCAGCTCTGTAGAAGGAATAAGTAATCTCTGAATTTACGCCCTCATCCTTGTCGGTAGCTGTCACCTGTAGCACAGTTGTGCCTGGGGGCACGTTTTCTGGAAGGCGAACTCTGTACACTTCCTGGTCGAACACCGGAGAATTATCGTTGGCATCAGTTACCTGGATCCGAAGCTCAGTGGTGCCACTTAGGGGAGGATTCCCGCCGTCTAAAGCAGTCAGGACTAATCGGTAGAAATTCTGCTGTTCACGGTCTAAAGTGTTCTCCAATACCAACTCCGGGTATTTACGaccatcttgtttttctttattcactagTGAGAAACTAGGGCTAAGAGAGAGTTTATAATTCTGTAGCGAGTTTAAGGCAATATCCGCATCTTCTGCTACCTCTAATATAAATCGGGTGCCCGGTTGTGCAGACTCACTTATTTGCAGCTCCGAGAAAGTGTGCATGAATTTTGGCATGTGGTCATTAATGTCCTCAAGCTCCACGCTCACGTGATAAAAGTTCAACGGATTTTCAGCAACAGCCTCAAATTCCAGAACACACAACGGCTTCTTCCCGCAAATCTGCTCCCTGTCCAGCCTGCTGCTCACTAGCAACTCCCCGCTGGTTGCGCTCACACTGAAGTAAGGCTTCTGGGAACTGATAAGCAGCTTTCGGGTCGGTAGTTCCTGGACACTGAAGCCCAGGTCCTTGGCGAGGTTCCCCACTACCGAGCCGGTGGGCATTTCCTCGGGGATCTTGTAGCGGATCTGCTCAGAGAGCGCGGTGCAGAAcaaaggcagcaggaaaggaaggagcaTTGGCGGCCTCTGTCCCCGGCGCCTTTCGGCAGCgccctcccacattcttcttgttcCCCTTTGCTCGCTCACCAACCTGGAGACGCCGGGTTACGAGGAAGCTCCGTGCTGCGGATATTCCTGGCTCCAAATGGTCTTTGATGCCAGTTCTAGTTCACGAAACGGTTGATTCTTCTTTTGCTTGGAAGATGCGGTATAAAAGGATAAGGCGGAGAAAGGGCTCTTTGGAAAGCGCTCTGCGGCTGCGCAAGATACGGAGCTTCAAGCTCTCCAGATTGACCAACAGCGGCGCCCAGAGTCAACAGTAGGAAACTGCAGCCTCTGctgttttgaagtttttttttctttttctcaactaATATTACAATTGTGCCTAACTAAATAagtcatattttaatattcaaatattGAACAGAGATGTTAAACACCTCTTTCAtatatctttttattctttcaatatTGTTGGAAATACCACATGGTTTTCATGCAAACCTATATATGTTGGTCCATTCTTTGGTCACTGCATTGACTGTGTTTTTACCTAAAGCAAAGCGTTACCCTTTTGAGTGAGAATTTAATAACTAATGTGACATTAGTCTTACACTCAGAGtctattatattattattgtcaCAAATTTATTTCTTGTTGGCTGTTGTGTTGAAACTACTCTCActcctcttttgtttatttctagaaTTCTTTCAATATTTCTAAGTAATCAATGCTGTTTCATAATGTTTGGAAATATCAGTACTGttgcaaattattattattaattttatggttgggcagATCTGTCCCATACCTCAGATGTCCTTTCTTCCTGGAAATGTCAATATTctctttataaaaacaaagagaatctTCATTACTTCTTTAGGAGATACTCATTTGAGAAGACGGTCTCAGTGATGTAGCCCAGATATAGTACAGCCTGCTAAGTTCCTCCTTTTCTTATTTCCAAATTATATAGTTTCTATCCTACTTTTTATATTACATTAATTTATTCTAAAAATTACTGGGGAAATTATTAGCTATTTGAAACACAATATTTTACTTGTGTTGCAAATATTATTTGCAAAATATtgcaaaaattatttctttatccATGCACTATACTATTATAATGTAATGACTTTGAAATTGGAGAAATTGAACTCATAGTAGGCCCAACACATAGTTACTGAATATAATGATATTTGGTTTAACTTTATATTCCACTAATTAATTAGTTTTTTAAGTGATGGAAATCAAAGCAATACTTTGCACACACTAGACAAGAGACAACTTTCTTTACCCCTAACAAAATAACAAAGTGCTAATTATGTAGTTGTCTCATCAAATGAATGTGCGCCCAGATGTTACAGAAAGCATGAAGTTAATTTCTACTACAGTGTATATGTAACATAGGCTGGAACACTGCACAGTCCTTGGGAAAGATCCTTCTCAACAATCACAAAGGCTTTATCTTGTCTTCCATTTTTGACTGGTGACAAACTAGGAGTTAGCTTTATTCAAATGCTACGAGAAGGAACACAGTTAATGTGTATAGTTTAGTTGAAATGTTCTTTTTTCTCTGAAATTGGTGACTTATTTGGAATTTGTTTATCATCTCACCATTTCAGATGGATGTGGAGCCTAAAATGCTCAGGTAAGTCAGTCTGCTGAAACAGATTCTTCAGTATCTTATgaacatttcttcttttccttcctttcttaattttgttttatcaggacagcatttctctgtgtagcaggcctggctgtcctggaacttgtcttgtagaccaggctggtctcagactcacagagatccacctacttttGCCTCATGAGTGTTGGATTAAACGCATGTGCCACCCCCTCCCCAGCTGAAAGTTTAAGTTTAGATTTTGTTACTTTTCCTTTGGAGGGAGATTAATCACTAGTTGAGGGTTTAGATTCCATATTTCCATTGGTACAGACCCAGAAAGGTTTATATACACGTCCACTCAACATTCATGCACAGGTTT from Microtus pennsylvanicus isolate mMicPen1 chromosome 4, mMicPen1.hap1, whole genome shotgun sequence includes these protein-coding regions:
- the LOC142847804 gene encoding protocadherin gamma-B5 isoform X20, translating into MWEGAAERRRGQRPPMLLPFLLPLFCTALSEQIRYKIPEEMPTGSVVGNLAKDLGFSVQELPTRKLLISSQKPYFSVSATSGELLVSSRLDREQICGKKPLCVLEFEAVAENPLNFYHVSVELEDINDHMPKFMHTFSELQISESAQPGTRFILEVAEDADIALNSLQNYKLSLSPSFSLVNKEKQDGRKYPELVLENTLDREQQNFYRLVLTALDGGNPPLSGTTELRIQVTDANDNSPVFDQEVYRVRLPENVPPGTTVLQVTATDKDEGVNSEITYSFYRAGQVFSLNSKSGEITTQRTLDFEEIKDYSIVVEARDGGGLVAQCTVEINIQDENDNSPEITVRSLLETIPENAAPGTLIALIKIHDGDSGENGEVNCGLDGEVPFKIISSSKNSYKLVTDITLDRELTPEYNVTITAIDRGKPPLSSTTKITLHIGDVNDNTPLFHQTSYLVYVAENNPPGASIAQVSASDPDLGSNGDVSYSILASDLEPKSLWSYVTVNAQSGVVFAQRAFDHEQLRSFQLTLQARDQGSPALSANVSMRILVGDRNDNAPRVLYPALEPDGSALFDMVPRAAEPGYLVTKVVAVDADSGHNAWLSYHVLQASDPGLFSLGLRTGEVRTARALGDKDAARQRLLVGVRDGGQPPLSATATLLLVFADSLQEALPDLSDRPLSPDPQAELQFYLVVALALISVLFLLAVILAIALRLRHSSSPSVWGCFQPGLCSESRPVVPPNYSEGTLPYSYNLYGAHVGKTECNFLKCSEPLSSGQGLLCPESSGALFPLCDPSEPTSHPEPLTPQAPPNTDWRFSQAQRPGTSGSQNGDETGTWPNNQFDTEMLQAMILASASEAADGSSTLGGGAGTMGLSARYGPQFTLQHVPDYRQNVYIPGSNATLTNAAGKRDGKAPAGGNGNKKKSGKKEKK